From a region of the Rouxiella sp. S1S-2 genome:
- the cytX gene encoding putative hydroxymethylpyrimidine transporter CytX gives MKNNSIYTPARPVSAETRVLGWRDLFSLWFSLGMGLMVLQAGAILAPGLGMAGSLLAIFTGTLVGVILLALVGVIGGQTGLSSMSSLTLSLGKKGIALPALFNILQLIGWGAFEIVVMRDAASLLAKQAWGAQSFWANPTLWTLIFGFVATLLAVCGPLAFIRVVLRRWGIWLLIGSCIWLTVNLFQHASLSTLWHKAGDGSMPFALACDIVVSMALSWLPLVSDYTRFGKSSRQNFLGTACGFFLGSLWMMALGAAYTLAFVSSADSNALLLALSGVALGIPLLLILVDEHENTFADIHSAALSGATLLPKSISIGKLSWGVGLICTLIAWGIPLDRYENFLLLIGSVFAPLFGVVLMHYFILRHRQPAESNMNWRALSAWVIGIVTYHLIAQFYPNLGATVPSLLVAALFCRLLSKRRA, from the coding sequence ATGAAAAACAATAGTATTTACACGCCAGCCCGGCCCGTATCTGCCGAAACCCGCGTGCTGGGCTGGCGTGACTTATTTTCACTCTGGTTCTCTCTGGGAATGGGGCTGATGGTACTGCAGGCCGGTGCCATTTTGGCTCCCGGACTGGGGATGGCAGGATCACTGTTGGCGATTTTTACCGGCACGCTGGTTGGCGTAATACTGCTCGCTCTGGTTGGGGTGATTGGCGGACAAACGGGCCTGTCGTCGATGTCCTCACTCACGCTAAGTCTGGGAAAAAAAGGCATCGCCCTGCCCGCGCTGTTTAATATCTTGCAGCTAATCGGCTGGGGTGCCTTTGAGATTGTGGTCATGCGCGACGCCGCCAGTCTATTGGCCAAGCAGGCCTGGGGCGCACAAAGCTTCTGGGCTAATCCTACGCTGTGGACCCTGATTTTTGGTTTTGTCGCTACGCTGCTGGCGGTGTGCGGGCCGCTGGCGTTTATCCGCGTGGTGCTGCGTCGCTGGGGGATTTGGTTGCTGATAGGCAGTTGTATCTGGTTGACCGTGAATTTGTTCCAGCACGCGTCGCTGAGTACGCTGTGGCACAAGGCCGGGGACGGCAGCATGCCGTTTGCGCTGGCCTGCGACATTGTGGTGTCAATGGCGCTGTCCTGGTTGCCGCTGGTGTCTGACTACACGCGCTTTGGCAAATCCTCACGGCAGAACTTCCTGGGCACCGCCTGCGGGTTTTTCCTCGGCAGCCTGTGGATGATGGCGCTGGGTGCCGCCTACACGCTGGCATTTGTCAGCTCGGCAGACAGTAATGCATTATTGCTGGCACTCTCCGGCGTGGCGCTGGGTATTCCGCTGCTGCTTATTTTGGTTGATGAACACGAAAATACGTTTGCCGACATTCACTCGGCGGCGCTTTCTGGTGCTACGCTGCTTCCTAAAAGTATCAGCATCGGCAAGCTCAGTTGGGGAGTGGGCCTGATTTGTACACTGATTGCCTGGGGTATTCCGCTCGACAGATACGAGAACTTCCTGCTGCTGATAGGATCGGTTTTCGCTCCGTTGTTTGGGGTAGTGCTAATGCACTATTTCATTCTGCGCCATCGCCAGCCCGCTGAAAGCAATATGAACTGGCGAGCGCTGAGCGCCTGGGTTATCGGCATCGTGACCTATCATTTGATTGCACAATTTTACCCAAATCTTGGCGCAACGGTGCCCTCACTGCTGGTCGCCGCACTGTTTTGTCGCTTACTCAGTAAACGCCGAGCCTAG
- a CDS encoding carboxymuconolactone decarboxylase family protein has product MNLTQQQQQVKAAFIQQHQTWDAQWESLLRQDADFVAGYLKFSAVPWKKNYLENKVKAFVALSASVASTHIYLPGIAQHLRAAVAFGATQQELTEVLELTSTLGIHAANIGVPLLLEVLEEEGLRHGPEPLDARRETLKQAFVDNRGYWHASWDGLLELDPELFEAYIEFSSVPWRTGVLAPKIKELIYCAFDASATHLYQQGLKLHMRNAINYGATKEEIMEVLEIVSVIGIHGAAVAAPLVEQALAQAQAALFTPAAHSQAS; this is encoded by the coding sequence ATGAATCTTACTCAACAGCAGCAACAGGTTAAGGCGGCATTTATTCAGCAACATCAAACCTGGGACGCACAGTGGGAAAGCCTGCTACGTCAAGATGCTGACTTTGTCGCCGGGTATCTTAAATTTTCTGCGGTACCGTGGAAGAAAAATTATCTTGAAAACAAGGTGAAAGCGTTTGTGGCGCTGAGTGCCAGCGTGGCCTCGACGCACATTTATCTGCCCGGTATTGCGCAGCATTTACGCGCTGCGGTGGCGTTTGGTGCCACACAGCAGGAGCTGACTGAGGTGCTGGAGTTGACCAGCACGCTCGGCATTCACGCCGCGAATATCGGCGTGCCGCTGCTGCTTGAGGTGCTGGAAGAAGAAGGGCTGCGTCACGGACCCGAGCCGCTTGATGCCCGGCGGGAAACGCTGAAACAGGCATTTGTCGACAATCGTGGCTATTGGCATGCCTCTTGGGACGGGCTGCTGGAGCTGGACCCCGAACTGTTTGAAGCCTATATAGAATTCTCATCGGTACCTTGGCGTACCGGCGTGTTGGCACCCAAGATAAAAGAGCTGATTTACTGCGCTTTCGACGCCTCGGCGACCCATCTTTATCAGCAGGGGCTTAAGCTACACATGCGCAACGCCATTAATTATGGTGCCACTAAAGAGGAAATAATGGAGGTGCTGGAGATTGTCAGCGTGATTGGTATTCACGGCGCGGCGGTGGCGGCTCCCTTGGTTGAACAGGCGCTGGCGCAGGCGCAGGCTGCGCTCTTTACGCCAGCGGCCCATTCCCAGGCGTCGTGA
- a CDS encoding cupin domain-containing protein — translation MKVFRGRAEGVISEQRSSTFSGEVWGDPVMPTTDDVTINSVFFAPGGRTYWHTHQQGQILQVVSGSGWVCVDGEPPQAIRQGDTVWIPADERHWHGAGKDSFMLHTATSLGKTVWQEEVAEEVYQRAIKGGNAS, via the coding sequence ATGAAAGTATTTCGTGGCAGGGCTGAAGGGGTGATTTCAGAGCAGCGCAGCAGCACCTTTAGCGGAGAAGTCTGGGGCGATCCGGTGATGCCAACCACCGATGACGTGACCATCAATAGCGTATTTTTCGCCCCCGGCGGGCGCACTTACTGGCATACCCATCAGCAGGGACAAATCCTGCAGGTGGTGTCGGGCAGCGGTTGGGTCTGCGTCGACGGTGAGCCACCCCAAGCCATACGCCAGGGCGACACGGTATGGATACCGGCGGACGAGCGTCACTGGCACGGAGCCGGTAAAGACAGTTTTATGCTGCATACCGCGACATCGCTTGGCAAGACTGTGTGGCAGGAAGAAGTCGCGGAGGAGGTGTATCAGCGGGCAATAAAAGGAGGGAATGCGTCATGA
- a CDS encoding NAD(P)-dependent oxidoreductase, producing the protein MTSLNKIGFIGLGMMGTPMVKCLASAGYTLFIADADAKRVTALCESLPATALSSANIGELDVLITMLPNSAIVESVLLDPEGGWASALAQGAVVIDMSSSEPERSRQLGATLTQLELRYLDAPVSGGVKKANTGELSILVGGDAAVLEACRPLLQAMGKSILHIGTAGSGHAAKALNNYVSAAGLIATIEALHIAQRFGIEPAVMTDVLNASTGRSNTSENKVKPFMLSGSFGSGFALQLMNKDLKIARALSMSVGYPMKLGVACTDLWDSVSQQATPATDHTEMYRFLADEEGR; encoded by the coding sequence ATGACTTCGCTTAACAAGATTGGTTTTATAGGTTTAGGAATGATGGGCACGCCGATGGTGAAATGCCTGGCCTCGGCGGGCTATACGCTATTTATTGCCGATGCAGACGCAAAGCGCGTCACTGCACTGTGCGAGTCTTTACCGGCAACGGCGCTAAGCAGTGCGAATATCGGCGAGCTGGATGTATTGATCACCATGCTGCCAAACTCGGCGATTGTTGAAAGCGTGCTGCTCGACCCCGAGGGGGGATGGGCATCAGCTTTGGCGCAGGGGGCGGTGGTGATTGATATGAGCTCCTCCGAGCCTGAACGTTCGCGCCAACTGGGCGCTACGCTGACACAATTGGAACTGCGCTATCTCGATGCCCCGGTCTCTGGCGGCGTAAAAAAAGCCAACACCGGTGAGCTTTCTATTTTAGTCGGCGGTGATGCCGCGGTGCTTGAGGCTTGTCGCCCGCTGCTGCAGGCGATGGGCAAAAGCATTCTGCACATTGGCACAGCGGGATCGGGCCATGCGGCCAAGGCGCTGAATAACTATGTCTCGGCCGCCGGTCTGATTGCTACCATCGAAGCTTTACACATTGCACAGCGCTTCGGCATTGAGCCTGCGGTAATGACCGACGTGCTCAATGCCTCCACCGGGCGCAGCAATACGTCGGAAAATAAAGTCAAACCTTTCATGCTAAGCGGTTCATTTGGCTCTGGTTTTGCCCTGCAGTTAATGAACAAAGACTTGAAGATTGCCCGCGCGCTTTCTATGTCGGTGGGCTATCCGATGAAACTTGGTGTGGCCTGCACCGATCTCTGGGACAGTGTTTCGCAGCAGGCAACACCGGCAACCGATCACACTGAAATGTATCGTTTTCTTGCTGATGAAGAGGGGAGGTAA
- a CDS encoding carboxymuconolactone decarboxylase family protein: MENNSSFEKGFANRKEVLGAAHVEKSWSNADEFNRPMQKLVTEYCWGDIWGDPTLSFKTRSMLNIAMLTAMSQHHELSVHVRGALNNGVSKEEIRAVLMQAGVYCGAPLALAAFRVASEAIKAWEEEKAKA; this comes from the coding sequence ATGGAAAATAATTCGAGCTTTGAGAAAGGTTTTGCCAACCGAAAAGAGGTGTTGGGCGCGGCTCACGTCGAGAAGTCGTGGTCCAACGCCGATGAGTTTAATCGCCCGATGCAAAAGCTGGTGACCGAGTACTGTTGGGGCGACATTTGGGGCGATCCTACGCTGTCGTTTAAAACCCGCAGCATGCTCAATATTGCCATGCTCACTGCGATGAGCCAGCACCATGAGCTGTCGGTACACGTCAGAGGAGCATTAAACAACGGCGTCAGCAAAGAGGAGATCCGCGCAGTGCTGATGCAGGCGGGTGTTTACTGCGGTGCGCCGCTGGCCTTGGCAGCATTTCGCGTGGCAAGTGAGGCTATCAAAGCCTGGGAGGAGGAGAAAGCCAAAGCGTGA
- a CDS encoding MFS transporter: protein METLTAQVGAHRAESEQSIDVKRKSAIKGAFFSEYIDMFDIYLPVVALSPVLFYFQPPNLSSGTETILASLVFITTLLGRPLGALLFGIMADSIGRRKASIYSVSGFGVVTLLIACLPGYQTLGIGAYVLLVLLRFIDGIFLGGGYTGAMPLAIEYSKKHQRGFVGGLIISGFPAAYVSINLVTMLVFFLFPLNGLNSPYVQWGWRIPFIIGGVLAAFLALYYIFKVKESEIWESETGGEKREKLALTDLLRGKSGRNLLQVLLMMSGFWLTQNIITIYLPTGLLVHTLHLSGFEMTSTLLITYCVLFFSYIGSGMLGQKIGRRRFFLIAGPLIAVLGSALLYVLTTVPGLSLGTIMLLVGVLAVLVTSPWGVIVTYINERFVTDVRATGFGMGFSLSVIIPSFYAFYMDWLSALMPLALTSVVLLALGAVIGTLGAYMGPETKDVDF, encoded by the coding sequence ATGGAAACTCTGACCGCACAAGTCGGCGCCCATCGCGCCGAAAGCGAGCAATCCATTGATGTAAAAAGGAAGAGTGCGATTAAAGGCGCTTTCTTTTCTGAATACATCGATATGTTTGATATTTACCTGCCGGTGGTCGCTCTCTCGCCGGTGCTGTTTTACTTCCAGCCGCCCAATCTATCAAGCGGTACTGAGACCATTCTCGCCTCGCTGGTGTTTATCACCACACTGCTCGGAAGACCGCTGGGTGCGCTGCTATTTGGCATCATGGCTGACAGCATCGGGCGGCGCAAAGCGTCTATTTATTCGGTCTCCGGCTTTGGGGTGGTGACGCTGCTGATAGCCTGCTTGCCGGGCTATCAGACCCTCGGAATTGGTGCTTACGTGTTGCTGGTGCTACTGCGCTTTATCGACGGGATTTTTCTCGGCGGGGGCTACACCGGTGCGATGCCGCTGGCGATTGAATACTCGAAAAAACATCAGCGGGGATTCGTCGGTGGCTTGATTATCAGCGGATTCCCGGCCGCCTACGTCAGCATCAATCTGGTCACTATGCTGGTGTTCTTCCTGTTTCCACTTAATGGGCTGAATTCACCCTATGTGCAATGGGGCTGGCGTATACCCTTTATCATCGGCGGCGTACTGGCGGCCTTTTTAGCGCTTTATTATATATTTAAGGTCAAGGAATCGGAAATTTGGGAAAGCGAAACCGGCGGTGAAAAGCGCGAAAAACTGGCGTTAACCGATCTGCTGCGTGGCAAAAGTGGGCGTAACCTGCTGCAGGTATTGCTGATGATGAGTGGTTTCTGGCTGACGCAAAATATTATCACCATCTATCTGCCGACCGGCCTGCTGGTGCATACCCTGCACCTCAGCGGTTTTGAGATGACCTCGACACTGCTTATCACCTACTGCGTACTGTTTTTCAGCTACATCGGCTCAGGCATGCTGGGCCAGAAAATTGGCCGCCGACGCTTTTTCCTGATTGCCGGTCCGCTGATTGCCGTGCTGGGGTCGGCGCTGCTCTATGTGCTGACCACCGTTCCCGGCCTGTCGCTGGGCACCATTATGCTGCTGGTGGGCGTATTGGCCGTGCTGGTGACCTCACCGTGGGGCGTGATCGTGACTTACATCAACGAGCGTTTCGTTACTGATGTGCGCGCCACCGGCTTTGGCATGGGCTTTAGCCTGTCGGTCATTATTCCCTCTTTCTATGCGTTTTATATGGATTGGCTCAGCGCGCTGATGCCGCTGGCACTGACTTCGGTGGTGCTGCTGGCGCTGGGCGCGGTGATAGGTACCCTCGGTGCCTATATGGGACCAGAAACCAAAGACGTCGATTTTTAA
- a CDS encoding aldehyde dehydrogenase family protein: MTHASQFYIDGQWVSPITPAWFDLTDPSTERQFERLAMGDAADVDLAVAAARRALPSFSATTAAERLALLQRIVAVYERRYEEFAETMRLEMGSPITFSRQGQAARGPAHLKAMIEVLKTFQFEQQQGTTRLRLEPVGVCGLITPWNWPVNQIVVKIAPALAAGCTMVLKPSEYSPLTALLFAEVLEEAGVPVGVFNLVNGDGPRVGAALAAHPDIDMVSFTGSTRAGIEVAKTAAETVKRVAQELGGKSANILLDDVNLPDAVTRAVAACFTNSGQSCSIPTRLLVPRGLLQDAVQIAKRAALTYRLGPTDDPATQLGPLVNRNQFERVQKLIQQGIDEGAELVTGGVGRPEGFTHGYYVKPTVFSAVTPEMTLAQEEIFGPVLSIIAYDSEPEAIAIANGTQYGLAAYVQSASQARAQGVARQLRAGNVHVNYPPADFHAPFGGYKRSGNGREWGEAGLREYLEIKSMVGFGLPEA, translated from the coding sequence ATGACTCACGCCTCGCAGTTTTATATTGATGGTCAATGGGTTAGTCCCATTACGCCCGCCTGGTTTGACCTGACGGATCCTTCAACCGAGCGCCAATTTGAGCGGCTTGCGATGGGCGACGCCGCCGACGTTGACCTGGCGGTGGCTGCGGCACGGCGCGCATTGCCGTCGTTTTCAGCGACTACCGCGGCCGAGCGGCTGGCTCTACTGCAGCGCATTGTCGCGGTTTATGAGCGCCGCTATGAGGAGTTTGCCGAAACGATGCGTCTTGAAATGGGTTCACCGATTACCTTTTCAAGACAGGGGCAGGCGGCGCGCGGACCTGCGCATTTGAAGGCAATGATTGAGGTGCTAAAAACCTTTCAGTTTGAGCAACAGCAGGGCACGACAAGACTGCGTCTGGAGCCGGTGGGCGTCTGCGGATTAATCACTCCGTGGAACTGGCCGGTGAACCAAATCGTGGTGAAAATTGCGCCTGCACTGGCGGCGGGCTGCACGATGGTGTTGAAACCTAGCGAATATTCACCGCTGACGGCGCTGCTGTTTGCCGAAGTGCTGGAAGAAGCCGGTGTGCCTGTGGGGGTGTTTAATCTGGTCAACGGTGATGGCCCGCGCGTGGGTGCCGCCCTTGCCGCGCATCCCGACATTGATATGGTGTCGTTTACCGGCTCAACGCGTGCAGGCATTGAAGTGGCGAAAACGGCCGCTGAAACGGTGAAACGCGTCGCGCAGGAACTGGGCGGTAAATCCGCCAATATTCTGCTCGACGACGTTAATTTACCGGACGCCGTGACCCGCGCCGTTGCGGCGTGTTTCACCAACTCCGGCCAATCTTGTTCGATTCCTACGCGCCTGCTGGTGCCGCGCGGCCTGTTACAGGATGCCGTGCAAATCGCCAAGCGGGCGGCGCTTACCTACCGTTTGGGGCCGACAGACGACCCGGCAACGCAGCTCGGGCCTCTGGTTAACCGCAACCAGTTTGAGCGGGTGCAAAAGCTGATTCAGCAGGGCATTGATGAAGGCGCTGAACTGGTGACCGGCGGCGTTGGCCGACCTGAGGGATTCACTCACGGCTATTACGTCAAGCCAACGGTGTTCAGCGCGGTAACGCCTGAAATGACGCTCGCTCAGGAAGAGATTTTTGGCCCGGTTCTATCGATTATCGCCTATGACTCCGAGCCGGAGGCTATCGCGATTGCTAACGGCACTCAATATGGTCTGGCCGCCTATGTTCAGTCTGCCTCGCAGGCGCGAGCCCAAGGTGTGGCACGTCAGCTTCGCGCCGGCAATGTGCATGTGAACTATCCTCCCGCCGATTTTCATGCGCCCTTTGGCGGTTATAAACGTTCGGGCAACGGACGCGAGTGGGGAGAGGCCGGGCTGCGTGAATACCTGGAAATTAAATCGATGGTCGGCTTTGGTCTACCGGAAGCCTGA
- a CDS encoding NIPSNAP family protein codes for MMIVEMRIYHCAAGRLPALQERFRNTTLAFFDKYDIKQIGFWTTVIGPSNHALTYLLQWESLAEREEKWNAFQADQEWQAKRSASEAQQPIVERIENHFLAPTDFSALR; via the coding sequence ATGATGATTGTAGAAATGCGTATCTATCACTGTGCCGCAGGTCGCTTACCGGCGTTACAGGAGCGTTTTAGAAACACCACGCTGGCATTTTTCGATAAGTACGACATCAAACAGATTGGCTTCTGGACCACCGTTATTGGCCCTAGTAATCACGCACTGACTTATCTGCTGCAGTGGGAGAGTCTGGCTGAACGCGAAGAGAAATGGAACGCCTTTCAGGCCGACCAAGAATGGCAGGCCAAGCGCAGCGCCAGTGAGGCACAGCAACCGATTGTGGAACGTATTGAGAACCACTTTTTAGCGCCTACAGACTTTTCAGCCCTTCGTTAA
- a CDS encoding NAD(P)-dependent oxidoreductase, giving the protein MNTERIGFIGLGNMGGRMTRCLVDAGINVLGFDPVAERAAAAGASAAASLADVMGYADVVMLSLPDSKVVESVVESENGILAHCHRGQTVIDLSTAAASSTVRLHGLFAAKGVFYIDAGISGGAAAAEKGALTLMVGGDAQAIDAIEWAFKPIAAKVIAMGGSGSGHTTKLLNNFLNAVSLAATAEVMVAGKKAGLDLHRLLDVLNSSSGVNFATLNRFPKIVDGDYLEGGLTGKLMTKDVALYVDRVRELGVVSLNASGPLASFGLATSLGYGDVISNRVVDAIGDVSGGVRLHDKSN; this is encoded by the coding sequence ATGAATACCGAGCGTATTGGATTTATAGGTTTGGGAAATATGGGCGGGCGCATGACGCGTTGCCTGGTTGATGCCGGAATAAACGTGCTGGGTTTTGACCCCGTGGCAGAACGCGCCGCCGCCGCGGGTGCCAGCGCTGCCGCGTCGTTGGCCGATGTGATGGGTTATGCCGACGTTGTCATGCTCTCGCTGCCCGACAGCAAGGTGGTGGAGTCGGTGGTTGAGAGCGAAAATGGCATTCTGGCGCACTGCCATCGCGGGCAAACGGTGATTGATCTCAGCACCGCCGCTGCCAGCTCGACCGTTCGCCTGCACGGCCTGTTTGCCGCCAAAGGCGTCTTCTACATCGACGCCGGTATTTCGGGCGGTGCCGCCGCGGCTGAAAAAGGGGCCTTAACGTTGATGGTGGGCGGTGACGCGCAGGCGATAGACGCCATAGAGTGGGCTTTCAAGCCGATTGCTGCCAAGGTCATTGCAATGGGCGGCAGCGGCAGCGGGCACACCACCAAGCTGCTGAACAATTTCCTCAACGCCGTGAGCCTCGCCGCCACCGCCGAAGTGATGGTGGCTGGGAAAAAAGCCGGGCTGGACCTGCACCGCCTGCTCGACGTACTTAACAGCAGCAGCGGGGTCAACTTCGCCACTCTGAATCGTTTCCCCAAAATTGTTGACGGCGATTACCTCGAAGGCGGCCTGACGGGCAAGCTGATGACCAAAGACGTGGCGCTTTACGTCGACCGCGTGCGCGAGCTGGGCGTGGTGTCGCTCAATGCGTCGGGTCCACTGGCGAGCTTTGGCCTGGCCACCTCGCTCGGCTACGGCGATGTCATCAGCAATCGGGTGGTTGACGCGATTGGCGACGTGTCCGGCGGTGTTCGCCTGCATGATAAATCAAACTAA
- a CDS encoding N-acyl homoserine lactonase family protein encodes MSSESEQYRIYAIKYAHHDRMSSENFIGGDPHDVPMPLDYFVWAIVGTSETYVVDMGFDAEMANRRGRTIVHSVEQGLGQLGIRVADVKQVVITHMHYDHAGNHSLFPQARFHVQDSEMAFCTGRCMCHHGIRHAFEVEDVKSMVEKIFAGRVQFHDGDSELAPGITLHRVGGHSDGLQVVRVNTARGWVVLASDASHYYANMQRNLAYPIVYNIGDMLEGYATLRRLADSDDHIIPGHDPLVLQYYPAFNADTQGWIARVDADPRRPD; translated from the coding sequence ATGTCGTCCGAGAGCGAGCAGTATCGAATTTATGCCATCAAATATGCGCACCACGATCGCATGTCGAGCGAGAACTTTATCGGCGGCGATCCTCATGATGTGCCGATGCCGCTGGATTACTTCGTGTGGGCCATTGTCGGCACCTCAGAAACGTACGTCGTCGATATGGGCTTTGACGCCGAAATGGCCAACAGGCGCGGACGCACTATCGTGCACAGCGTCGAGCAGGGATTGGGGCAGTTAGGCATCCGCGTTGCCGATGTTAAGCAGGTGGTGATCACTCACATGCACTACGACCATGCAGGGAATCACAGCCTGTTTCCACAGGCGCGATTTCACGTGCAGGACAGCGAAATGGCGTTTTGCACCGGTCGCTGTATGTGCCATCACGGCATCCGCCACGCCTTTGAAGTCGAGGACGTGAAATCAATGGTCGAAAAAATATTTGCAGGCCGCGTGCAGTTCCACGACGGCGATTCGGAGCTGGCACCAGGGATTACTTTACATCGAGTTGGAGGCCACTCAGATGGCCTGCAGGTGGTACGCGTTAACACCGCGCGTGGCTGGGTGGTGTTGGCCTCCGACGCCTCACACTACTACGCCAATATGCAGCGCAACCTGGCTTATCCTATTGTTTATAACATCGGTGACATGCTTGAAGGCTATGCCACGCTGCGCCGTCTCGCTGATTCCGATGACCATATCATTCCCGGCCACGACCCGCTGGTGCTGCAATACTATCCCGCTTTCAACGCCGACACTCAGGGTTGGATTGCGCGGGTAGACGCTGACCCGCGTCGGCCTGATTAA
- a CDS encoding GntR family transcriptional regulator, translating into MSSDIGLVRPETLRFQVENALRQAIINGRFVPGERLIERELCETLGVSRTSIREALRKLEAEKLVDIVPHKGPIVATISVKEATDLYALRGLLEGFVAREFSQCASDADIAKFGAAAQALRKAGLAQDQASVLQAKNALYGIMLERCGNELVKEALTSLHSRVNLLRATSLMHPDRLPHSLQEIDSLYQAIKARDGDGAEKAARLHVANAQTVALQMLSKAES; encoded by the coding sequence ATGTCTTCAGATATCGGCCTGGTGCGGCCTGAAACGCTGCGTTTTCAGGTAGAAAATGCGTTACGACAAGCGATCATTAACGGCCGATTTGTCCCCGGAGAGAGGTTGATTGAGCGCGAACTTTGCGAAACGCTGGGTGTGAGCCGCACGTCAATCCGTGAAGCTTTGCGCAAGCTCGAAGCCGAAAAGCTGGTGGATATTGTTCCGCATAAAGGTCCGATCGTTGCCACCATTTCGGTGAAAGAGGCGACGGACCTCTATGCGCTGCGCGGCCTGCTGGAAGGCTTTGTCGCACGCGAGTTTTCGCAGTGCGCCAGCGATGCCGATATAGCTAAGTTTGGCGCTGCCGCCCAGGCGCTGCGTAAAGCTGGACTGGCGCAGGATCAGGCCAGTGTGTTGCAGGCCAAAAATGCGCTTTACGGCATCATGCTTGAGCGCTGCGGCAACGAGCTGGTCAAAGAAGCGCTGACCAGCCTGCATTCGCGGGTCAATTTGCTGCGGGCCACCTCGCTGATGCACCCCGACCGCCTGCCTCATAGCCTGCAAGAGATTGACTCTTTGTATCAGGCAATCAAGGCGCGCGACGGTGACGGCGCAGAAAAGGCCGCGCGATTGCATGTGGCCAATGCGCAGACCGTTGCGCTGCAAATGCTCAGTAAGGCCGAGTCCTAG
- the panE gene encoding 2-dehydropantoate 2-reductase produces MRILVVGAGATGGYYGGRLVQAGRDVTFLVREKRAESLKKSGLHIQTPDGNFSLKPKLLLASELKETFDVIILTVKGFSLEAVLEEFAPAVGEQTMILPVLNGMRHLEIIQKRFGKHRALGGLCRINATLDKQGQVHQMTPMHDLVYGEVDGQRSERVAKLDDVLQNAGFSARLSEAIVSEMWEKWLFLSSLGGITCLMRGNIGQVARAAGGEEFATGFVKEVLSIVVAGGYQERAHTTAHTLKELTKKESEQTSSMYRDMIQGLPVEADQILGDLVEIALKAGLTTPRVNAAYSHMSVYQESIKK; encoded by the coding sequence ATGCGCATTCTGGTAGTCGGCGCCGGAGCAACCGGTGGATATTATGGCGGGCGCCTTGTACAGGCAGGCAGAGACGTCACTTTTTTGGTGCGTGAAAAGCGTGCAGAATCGCTGAAAAAGTCCGGCCTGCACATCCAGACTCCAGACGGCAACTTTTCCTTAAAACCCAAGCTGTTGCTGGCCTCAGAGTTGAAAGAGACCTTCGACGTCATTATTTTGACGGTGAAAGGCTTCTCACTCGAAGCCGTGTTAGAAGAGTTTGCACCCGCCGTCGGCGAGCAGACGATGATTTTGCCCGTATTGAACGGCATGCGTCATTTGGAAATTATTCAAAAACGTTTTGGAAAGCATAGGGCACTGGGAGGACTGTGCCGTATCAACGCCACGCTTGATAAGCAGGGACAGGTTCATCAGATGACACCGATGCATGATCTTGTCTATGGTGAGGTTGACGGCCAACGTAGCGAAAGAGTCGCCAAACTCGACGACGTATTGCAAAACGCCGGCTTTAGTGCACGTCTTTCCGAGGCGATCGTCAGCGAAATGTGGGAAAAATGGCTGTTTTTATCGAGCCTTGGTGGAATTACCTGCCTGATGCGCGGCAATATTGGTCAGGTGGCAAGAGCAGCGGGCGGCGAGGAGTTTGCCACCGGTTTCGTTAAGGAGGTTCTCTCCATCGTGGTCGCCGGAGGTTATCAGGAAAGAGCCCACACCACGGCCCATACGCTGAAAGAATTGACCAAAAAAGAGTCCGAACAAACGTCTTCGATGTATCGCGATATGATCCAGGGTCTGCCGGTTGAAGCCGATCAGATCCTCGGCGATCTGGTCGAGATCGCGTTAAAAGCGGGATTAACTACGCCGCGAGTCAATGCCGCCTACAGCCATATGTCGGTCTATCAGGAAAGTATTAAGAAATAG